A window of the Dyadobacter pollutisoli genome harbors these coding sequences:
- a CDS encoding phytanoyl-CoA dioxygenase family protein — MQTQNNGISLDLADYGQPICNLFVQPKTAKEWEQYMLTEQQIADFERDGFVRGIEVMSDEQVDILNEELVKLQSLTDDERELFYHYESNESEDPDRVLFHAIGGWRITPGFHDLFWSPAYRMAAYQLLGQSFRLFHDQLFCKPARHGGVVAWHQDYSYWTFTKPMHHLTCWIGLDDANKENGCLYFVPGSHQWGLLPITGLTGGMEAVREILNEEQNASFDNRVANELKRGYASFHHPLTMHGSYENVSDRSRRAVVLNAMSFQTLGNTAGYERLDALKDFPAMDQDKVLDGNFFPLLFDGDKELEALAERVPKVNQAMLYHNQILKQV, encoded by the coding sequence ATGCAAACTCAAAATAATGGAATATCGCTGGATCTTGCAGATTATGGGCAACCCATCTGCAATCTTTTCGTGCAACCCAAAACTGCGAAAGAATGGGAACAGTATATGCTCACCGAACAGCAGATCGCCGATTTCGAAAGAGATGGTTTTGTTCGTGGTATTGAGGTAATGTCCGATGAGCAAGTCGATATTCTCAACGAAGAGCTGGTAAAGTTGCAGTCTCTGACCGACGATGAGCGGGAGCTGTTTTATCACTACGAAAGCAATGAATCCGAAGACCCGGACCGGGTGCTTTTCCATGCGATCGGCGGGTGGCGCATTACACCGGGTTTCCATGATTTATTCTGGTCGCCGGCATATCGGATGGCGGCCTATCAGTTGCTCGGGCAGTCATTTCGGTTATTTCATGACCAACTGTTTTGCAAACCAGCCAGGCACGGCGGTGTGGTAGCCTGGCACCAGGACTATTCATATTGGACGTTTACCAAACCAATGCATCACCTTACCTGCTGGATCGGCCTGGATGACGCAAATAAAGAAAATGGTTGCCTGTATTTTGTTCCAGGTAGCCATCAATGGGGTTTACTGCCCATCACCGGGCTTACCGGCGGAATGGAAGCGGTAAGGGAAATACTAAATGAGGAGCAAAATGCCAGTTTCGATAATCGTGTCGCCAATGAATTAAAACGGGGATATGCCAGCTTTCACCACCCGCTTACAATGCATGGCTCCTATGAAAACGTATCCGATCGTTCCAGGAGAGCGGTTGTGCTTAATGCGATGAGTTTTCAAACCTTGGGGAACACCGCAGGTTATGAAAGGCTTGATGCGTTGAAAGACTTTCCCGCAATGGACCAGGACAAAGTTCTTGACGGTAATTTCTTTCCGTTATTATTTGATGGGGACAAGGAATTGGAAGCATTGGCGGAAAGAGTCC